Proteins from one Cyanobacteria bacterium QS_8_64_29 genomic window:
- a CDS encoding DUF4434 domain-containing protein, with the protein MAITGTFLDEITHDIPSQNWGPREWARDFDAMRAIGIDTVILIRVGYRQQATFDSRVLNDKIGMLPAYTDLVDLFLHEAERCGMQLFVGTYDSGTYWHQGQYQQEADLNKAVCEELVARYGDRAAFAGWYVSHEIDAYDDGMLGVYQDLAQHLRRLKDVPILISPYIRGCKQFGEAALSLAQHWQEWDAALARLAGHVDIVAFQDGNVALSELPHYLHTHQQLAARYGMQSWSNVESFDRDMPFKFPPIDFRKLRYKIERAREAGVSKLVTFEFSHFMSPHASYPAARHLYDRYREWLQL; encoded by the coding sequence ATGGCCATCACGGGCACGTTCCTGGACGAAATCACCCACGATATCCCTTCCCAGAACTGGGGACCGCGGGAATGGGCGCGCGATTTCGATGCCATGCGCGCCATCGGCATCGACACTGTCATCCTGATCCGCGTGGGCTACCGGCAGCAGGCCACCTTCGACTCGCGCGTCCTCAACGACAAGATCGGGATGCTGCCGGCCTACACCGATCTGGTGGATCTGTTCCTGCACGAGGCCGAGCGCTGCGGCATGCAGCTGTTCGTGGGCACCTACGACTCCGGTACCTACTGGCACCAAGGGCAGTACCAACAGGAGGCGGACCTCAATAAAGCCGTTTGCGAGGAGCTGGTGGCGCGCTACGGCGATCGCGCTGCGTTTGCCGGCTGGTACGTCAGCCACGAGATCGATGCCTACGATGACGGCATGCTGGGGGTCTATCAGGACCTGGCCCAGCACCTGCGCCGCCTCAAGGATGTCCCCATCCTGATCTCGCCCTACATCCGCGGCTGCAAGCAGTTTGGGGAAGCGGCGCTCTCGCTAGCGCAGCACTGGCAGGAGTGGGATGCCGCGCTCGCCCGCCTGGCCGGCCATGTGGACATCGTGGCCTTCCAGGATGGCAACGTTGCGCTAAGCGAGCTGCCGCACTACCTCCACACCCACCAGCAGCTGGCAGCGCGCTACGGCATGCAAAGCTGGAGCAATGTGGAATCGTTTGATCGCGACATGCCCTTTAAGTTCCCGCCCATCGACTTTCGCAAGCTGCGCTACAAGATCGAGCGCGCGCGCGAGGCGGGGGTGAGCAAGCTCGTCACCTTCGAGTTTTCTCACTTTATGAGCCCCCACGCCAGCTACCCGGCGGCCCGCCACCTGTACGATCGCTACCGCGAGTGGTTGCAGCTGTAG
- a CDS encoding N-acylglucosamine 2-epimerase, which produces MPATAITQYRQTYERELLERVLPFWTRHSPDPRHGGYFNCLDRDGTVYDTTKHVWLQGRQAWLLSALYCDWEQRPEWLDLARSGVAFLRQHAIRPDGRVFFSLAADGQPCYLQRKIFSECFYVMALAAFARAAERPALWREAWAEFERVWHWADDWTQLGRPAYPGQAAAQTLAVPLILLNVLEVLAGDDPAAYAAEAEACIRRLQRHVGPQQSCPLETVAPDGSRLPGAEGRLINPGHAIEAGLFLQRWAQRLARPELSQQALAIVRDAFQTGWDSECGGLYYFWDAQGYSPTPLEWFMKLWWPHCEALHAHLLNYTITGESADWAAFERVHAYAFERFRDPACGEWFGYLDRQGNVTHRFKGGPFKGCFHLPRALWHCWCLLRQLES; this is translated from the coding sequence GTGCCCGCAACGGCCATTACCCAATACCGCCAAACTTACGAACGGGAGCTGCTGGAGCGCGTCCTTCCCTTTTGGACCCGCCACTCCCCCGATCCCCGCCACGGGGGCTATTTCAACTGCCTGGATCGCGACGGCACGGTCTACGACACCACCAAGCACGTTTGGTTGCAAGGGCGGCAGGCGTGGCTGCTGAGCGCCCTCTACTGCGATTGGGAGCAGCGCCCCGAGTGGCTGGATCTGGCCCGCTCGGGGGTGGCATTCCTGCGCCAGCACGCCATCCGTCCGGATGGGCGAGTTTTTTTCTCGCTGGCGGCGGACGGCCAGCCCTGCTACCTGCAGCGCAAGATCTTCTCCGAGTGCTTTTACGTCATGGCCCTGGCCGCCTTTGCCCGAGCCGCCGAGCGCCCGGCGCTGTGGCGCGAGGCCTGGGCCGAGTTCGAGCGCGTCTGGCACTGGGCCGACGATTGGACGCAGCTGGGCCGCCCGGCCTACCCCGGCCAAGCGGCCGCCCAAACCCTGGCAGTGCCCCTCATCCTGCTCAACGTGCTGGAGGTCCTGGCCGGGGACGACCCGGCCGCCTATGCGGCCGAGGCTGAGGCCTGCATCCGCCGCCTGCAGCGCCACGTTGGCCCACAGCAGTCCTGCCCGCTGGAGACCGTCGCCCCCGATGGCAGCCGCCTGCCCGGGGCCGAGGGCCGGCTCATCAACCCCGGCCACGCCATTGAAGCCGGCCTGTTCCTGCAGCGCTGGGCGCAGCGCCTAGCGCGCCCCGAGCTCTCCCAGCAGGCGCTAGCAATCGTGCGCGACGCATTCCAGACCGGCTGGGATAGCGAGTGCGGTGGCCTCTACTACTTTTGGGATGCCCAGGGCTACTCGCCCACGCCGCTGGAGTGGTTCATGAAACTGTGGTGGCCTCACTGCGAAGCGCTCCACGCGCACCTACTGAACTACACCATCACGGGCGAGTCAGCCGATTGGGCCGCCTTCGAGCGGGTCCACGCCTATGCCTTCGAGCGCTTTCGCGATCCCGCCTGCGGCGAGTGGTTTGGCTATCTGGACCGCCAGGGCAATGTCACCCACCGCTTCAAGGGAGGGCCGTTTAAAGGCTGCTTTCACCTGCCCCGCGCCCTATGGCACTGCTGGTGCCTACTGCGGCAGCTGGAGTCCTAG